The Mycolicibacterium fluoranthenivorans genomic interval GGCCATCAACAGTGCGGCCACCGTGACCGACACCAGCACCGGCACCTTCTCCAGCTTCAGCGTGCCGGTGGCGTAGGAGATGGCGAAGACGCCCCAGGTGTTGAAGGCCGCGCCCTCGCCCCAACGCGACAGCATGCCCAGCACCGTCGAGCGCAGCACCGGCGGCTTGAACACCTCGCGCAGCGGCACGGCGGCGCGCTCGTCGCTGTCGCGCACCTTCTCGAAAGCCGGTGTCTCACTGGCGCGTAGCCGCACCACGACACCGAACACCACCAACGCGATGCTGAGCAGGAACGCGATGCGCCAACCGTAGGCCAGGAACGCCGCATCCGAGAGCGTGGCCTGCAGAACGGCGAACACCCCGGTTCCCAGCGCCAACCCGAGGGCCAGCCCGATCTGAGGCACGCTGCCGAACAGGCCCCGCTTCTGGGTAGGACTGTGCTCGACGGCCAGCAGCACCGCGCCGGCCCATTCACCGCCGAGTGCGAAACCCTGCACGATGCGCAACAACAGCAGCAGGATCGGCGCCGCGATACCGATCTGCGCCGCCGTGGGCAGCAGGCCCATCAGCGCGGTGGCCCCGCCCATCAGGAACATCGTCAGCGCGAGTGTCTTCTTGCGGCCGATGCGGTCCCCGACGTGGCCGAACACGAACCCGCCGATGGGACGCACCACGAAGCCGACCGCGAATGTCGCGAACGACAGCAGCGTGCCGACGAACGTCGTCTGGTCCGGGAAGAACGCATGGCTGAACACCAGGCTCGCCGCGGTGGCGTAGAGGAAGAAGTCGTACCACTCGATGGTGGTGCCGACCAGGCTCGCCCACAGGGCGGTGCGCGCCTGAGGAGAGAGGGTCCGGCCCTGGTCGCCGGGGGCCGGTGCGGTGACAGTCACGGAAATCAATCAACGCACATGGCTGTGGCGGGTGACCAGATTTGGACACAGCGTGATTCGAAATGGCGCCGCGGCTCACGAGGCGGCGCGCAGCCATATCTCCGTACAGGTCTTGCGTGCCTGTGTCAGGCGGGCGGGCGACACCCGGGAGGCTTGATAGAAATTGCGTTCGATCATCCAGCACAGTGCCTCGGCGATCGCCGACGACTGGTCGGGCCCCTTGCCGGCGGGCACGCCCATGTGCTCGAGGATGGCCGTGATCGCCCCGATGAAGATGTCGGCGGTCGCCTTCCACAGCTCATCGAGCTGCGGGATGGTGGCGGCAAGGTCGATCGCGGTGCGCATGACGACACCGTGTTCGCGCCACAGGTCCTCGGTCCGCCTCATGGCGGTGTCGATCGCCTGCGCCCCGCTGGCGGCGTCTTCGGTTGCGGCGCGCGACTTCTCGTGTAGTACCGCGACGGTGCGAGCGAACAGGGCGGTGATGACCTCTTGTTTCGAGCCGAAATAGAAGTAGAGCGCGCCTCTGGTGATGCCGGCACCTTCGGCGACGTCGGCGATCGTCATCGCGTCGTACCCGATGGTGCTCAGCAACTGTTCAGCCGCGTCCAGGATCGCGGCCTCACGGAGGTCGCCCTTGCGTGGTTCGCCGGATCGCCGCCTGGTCAACTGGCCACGATCTGGTGTCCGTCGGCGAAATCGGTGCTGCGCGACAACGAGTCCCAGGCCGCGATATCGGCGTCGACGGCGTCCCGTCCGGCACGCACCAGTCGCAGCGCGTCGGATCCCAGCACGAGATGGCGGGGCGGCTCGGCGGCATCGACGATGGTCAGCATGGCCGCGGCCGCCTTTGCCGGATCGCCGAGCTGATTGCCGCTGGCCTGTTGCCGCGCGCGGCGGATCGGCTCGAACACCGCGTCGTAATCGTCGACAGCGCGCTCGGCGCGGACCATCGACCGACCCGCCCAATCCGTCCGAAACGACCCGGGTTCGATTGCGGTCACGTGGATCCCGAACCCCGCGACCTCCTTGCCGATGCTCTCCAGCAGGCCTTCGAGTGCGTACTTGCTGGCGCAGTACGCCGAAAGTCCCGGCACCGTCATCAGCCCACCCATCGAGGTGACGGCCATGATGTGCCCGGCCCGGCGCTTGCGCATGTACGGCAGGACCGCCTGCACGGTGGCGGCAGCACCGAAGACGTTGGTCTCGAACTGCGCGCGCAGCTCCGACAGTGGCGTCTCCTCGAAGACACCCTCCAATCCGTAACCCGCGTTGGCGATCACGACATCGATCGGTCCGATCGACGCCTCCGCCTCCGCGACGGTGTCGACGACCGCCCCGTGGTCGGTGACATCGACGATCCGGCCATGCGCGCCAGGGTGCAGGCTCTCGAAAGCGGCCAGATCGGCGGACTTGCGTACCGTGCCGATCACGGTGTGTCCGGCGTCCAGCGCCCCTTGCGCAAACGCACGGCCGAGCCCGGTGCTGACTCCGGTGATGAAGAACGTCTTGGTCATGGCACCACGGTACGCGCTAATCGACACTGTGTCGATTATTGTATTCGTTGTGCAGATCAGGCGGGTGCGGGTTGCCGGCCGCGGATGAGCTTGCCCGGCAACGCATCGGTGGGCACACCCCGCTCGGCGATGATCTCACCGGACACGATCGTGGCGACGTAGCCTTCCGCGGTCTGGTCGAGGCGGCGCCCGCCGGCAGGCAGGTCGTAGGCCACCGTCGGCTTGTGCAACCGCAGTGCGCCGTGGTCGATGACGTTGAGGTCGGCCTTGTAGCCGACGGCGATGCGGCCGCGGTCGGCCAGCCCGGCCACCCGGGCCGGCACGGTGGTCAGCTCTCGCACCGCGTCCGCGACACTGAGTCGGCCGGTGGCC includes:
- a CDS encoding TetR/AcrR family transcriptional regulator; this translates as MTRRRSGEPRKGDLREAAILDAAEQLLSTIGYDAMTIADVAEGAGITRGALYFYFGSKQEVITALFARTVAVLHEKSRAATEDAASGAQAIDTAMRRTEDLWREHGVVMRTAIDLAATIPQLDELWKATADIFIGAITAILEHMGVPAGKGPDQSSAIAEALCWMIERNFYQASRVSPARLTQARKTCTEIWLRAAS
- a CDS encoding oxidoreductase, which codes for MTKTFFITGVSTGLGRAFAQGALDAGHTVIGTVRKSADLAAFESLHPGAHGRIVDVTDHGAVVDTVAEAEASIGPIDVVIANAGYGLEGVFEETPLSELRAQFETNVFGAAATVQAVLPYMRKRRAGHIMAVTSMGGLMTVPGLSAYCASKYALEGLLESIGKEVAGFGIHVTAIEPGSFRTDWAGRSMVRAERAVDDYDAVFEPIRRARQQASGNQLGDPAKAAAAMLTIVDAAEPPRHLVLGSDALRLVRAGRDAVDADIAAWDSLSRSTDFADGHQIVAS
- a CDS encoding MFS transporter, with the translated sequence MTVTAPAPGDQGRTLSPQARTALWASLVGTTIEWYDFFLYATAASLVFSHAFFPDQTTFVGTLLSFATFAVGFVVRPIGGFVFGHVGDRIGRKKTLALTMFLMGGATALMGLLPTAAQIGIAAPILLLLLRIVQGFALGGEWAGAVLLAVEHSPTQKRGLFGSVPQIGLALGLALGTGVFAVLQATLSDAAFLAYGWRIAFLLSIALVVFGVVVRLRASETPAFEKVRDSDERAAVPLREVFKPPVLRSTVLGMLSRWGEGAAFNTWGVFAISYATGTLKLEKVPVLVSVTVAALLMAALLPVSGLLTDRYGAKRVYATGIAAYGVAVFPVFALFGTKDIALYAVAMLVVFGVIHALFYGAQGTLYASLFPARIRYTGLSTVYQLSGVYASGLTPLILTALIGAAGGAPWIACAYLAGTAVISVAATLALKPTPLADI